A stretch of Polypterus senegalus isolate Bchr_013 chromosome 3, ASM1683550v1, whole genome shotgun sequence DNA encodes these proteins:
- the lmod1b gene encoding leiomodin-1 isoform X2: MTRKNGQKIKECPQSKGKQSKKSDADNQKASETKKENLKEDHPKPTGRSRDERLKRSNSKGKEDQNISVRESQRAKREPEKCKEKEIQNYSKKEDRPRSSRQNQDDKLSRSNSKEIKSEKVADRLPDKPKGNETKNDSKGKVAQKSTERSQDERLRWSNSKEIKSSQKEEPPSRNTGTRQSVQTSPNKNDEQVAGTEKHSSDMQANNVANAKPSVSMSENAAEAKGKEEEEEAAPSIFDEPLEKVRANDPEMTELNVNNSDVINNDTLIRFAEALRDNTHVKIFALANTRADDHVAIAIAATLRTNKTLVSVNLDSNHLTAKGIIALVRVLQDNSTLTELRFHNQRHICGGKTEMEMAKILKENFTLLKLGYHFELAGPRMTMTNILSRNMDKQRQKRLQEQKQAQGDCDKKGTLEVPKQGGFAKGSPRPSPQSSPRSSPWSSPKVSPKKMGGAAGVGSPPPPPPPPPVPPLNGEALRNSLTPASERKLEERASLPAQEKNQRDQLLASIRTSNIKHLKKVPVPKILQ, translated from the coding sequence gaATGTCCCCAATCGAAAGGAAAGCAATCAAAAAAGAGTGATGCAGACAATCAGAAGGCcagtgaaacaaaaaaagaaaacctgaaggAAGATCATCCAAAACCTACTGGACGAAGTCGAGATGAAAGATTGAAACGTTCAAACAGCAAAGGCAAAGAGGATCAGAACATCAGTGTCAGAGAGAGCCAGAGAGCCAAGAGAGAGccagaaaaatgtaaagaaaaggaAATTCAAAATTATAGCAAGAAGGAGGACCGTCCAAGATCTTCACGGCAAAATCAGGACGATAAACTGAGTCGGTCCAACAGTAAAGAGATAAAGAGTGAAAAAGTGGCCGACAGACTGCCTGACAAGCCCAAGGGAAATGAAACTAAAAATGACAGCAAAGGGAAAGTTGCCCAGAAATCCACAGAACGCAGTCAAGATGAACGATTGAGATGGTCCAACAGTAAAGAGATCAAGAGCAGTCAAAAAGAGGAGCCGCCTTCAAGAAACACAGGGACACGTCAGAGCGTTCAGACATCGCCTAATAAAAATGATGAGCAGGTGGCTGGTACTGAGAAGCACAGCTCAGACATGCAGGCCAACAATGTTGCcaatgccaagccatctgtaagtatGTCTGAAAATGCCGCAGAAgccaaaggaaaagaagaagaagaggaggctGCTCCCAGTATCTTTGATGAGCCCCTGGAGAAGGTGCGTGCCAATGACCCAGAGATGACAGAACTGAACGTGAATAACTCAGATGTCATCAACAATGACACACTGATACGCTTTGCCGAGGCTCTTAGGGACAATACACACGTCAAAATCTTTGCTTTGGCTAACACTCGAGCTGATGACCACGTAGCGATAGCCATCGCTGCCACACTGAGGACAAACAAAACCCTGGTCAGTGTCAACCTTGATTCCAATCATCTCACAGCCAAAGGAATCATAGCCCTTGTCCGTGTCCTACAGGACAACTCCACCCTGACAGAACTGCGCTTCCACAATCAGCGGCACATCTGCGGTGGCAAGACAGAGATGGAGATGGCCAAAATCCTAAAGGAGAACTTCACGTTGCTGAAGCTGGGCTATCATTTTGAGCTGGCAGGTCCACGGATGACTATGACCAACATTTTGAGCAGGAATATGGACAAACAAAGGCAAAAGCGGCTTCAGGAGCAAAAGCAGGCTCAAGGAGACTGCGATAAGAAGGGAACTTTGGAAGTTCCCAAGCAAGGGGGCTTTGCAAAGGGATCTCCAAGACCTTCACCTCAATCATCTCCAAGATCTTCACCTTGGTCGTCTCCCAAAGTTTCTCCTAAGAAAATGGGTGGCGCTGCAGGGGTCGGGAGTCCCCCgccccctccccctcccccacCAGTGCCACCTCTCAATGGGGAAGCCCTGAGGAACTCACTGACGCCGGCATCTGAGAGAAAGCTGGAGGAGCGGGCATCACTGCCTGCACAAGAGAAGAACCAGCGGGACCAGCTGTTGGCCTCCATCCGCACCAGCAACATTAAGCATCTTAAAAAG